The Priestia koreensis genomic interval GCAATTCCGCAATTTCTTCTTCGTCATCAATAAGTAAAATTCGTTGCTTCATATTTGATCCCTCACAGTTGTCTTATTCGACCTCATTATACCAAATAAATCCTTTTTGCATTGTTTTACTCCCGAAAATTGATACTTTTTTGATATTTCATGAACAGTATGTTGAGACTTTTCTTCTAAAGTTACATGTACAAGGAGGTTTTACATAATGAACCAAATAGTAAAAGTAGAAAACGTAAGCAAAGTTTATGAAGAGGGAAACCGATCGTTTTATGCATTAAAGGGTGTAAGCATGGAAGTGAAAAAAGGTGAGTTCCTCGCAATTATGGGAAGAAGCGGCTCGGGAAAATCAACCTTGTTAAATATGCTCTCTGGATTAGATCAACCATCAAAAGGTAGCGTCTTTTTAAATGGTCGTTCACTCTACTCGCTAGGGGATAAACAGTTAACTAACATTCGGCGTCGAGAGGTGGGGTTTATCTTTCAATTTTTTAATCTTCTCCCGGTCTTAACCGTGTTTGAAAACGTCGTATTACCATTAGAATTAGCAGGTCAAAAGCGTACTCGAAAATCGGGAGAGGAGCTTTTAAAACGGTTAGGAATCGATCATTTAAAGGATCAGTATCCTTCGCAATTATCAGGTGGTCAGCAGCAGCGTGTTGCTATCGCAAGATCTTTAATTACCAAGCCAAGTATTATCCTCGCTGATGAACCAACAGGAAGTCTAGATTCTAAGACTGGAAAAGAAACACTCGCTATTTTGCGGGAGTTTTGTGATCACCTTGGTCATTCTCTCGTCATGGTGACCCATGATGCAACCGTTGCGTCCTACGCGCATCGTGTGTTGTTTTTGCAAGATGGCAGGGTGAAGGATGAACTAACCTTACTAAATGAGGGATACAGTAGAAAAGAGTACATTGCTCAAATCACTGAACGAGTAGAAGGAATGATGGTATGAAGACGATCCTCAAGTTAGCCGTTCGCTTAATGACCGCTAGAAAAAGCCGGACGATTTTATCTATTGCCGGCGTTTCCATTGGTTTTTCTCTTTTAATTGCAGCAACCGTTTTGATGGCAACATTAGAACATGCCAATACATCAATTGTTAAGGAGAAGTATGGTGATTATGATTTAGTAGTAGGGTACCAAAGTGCAGAGTCTTTCATCACGCCGCATATTGTACATAAAATTCAGCATTTAGATGACGTGGAGAAAACAACGCCCTTTTTATATCCGTATATCGGAAAAGAACATTCGTTTCAAGATGAAATGGCGCTTCAGCCGATGTATATTGGCGTAAAAGATGAGCAGCTAGCAAGAGAACATCAGCTGACGAAACTATCATCTGGAAGGTTGCCAAAACGTGGTGAGGTCGTGATTCCATACAGCCTTTCTAAAGCGAAAAAGCTACATATTGGCTCAAAGCTTCAGTTCCCCTTTCCGCCTCAGCGTCCACAGGAGGTACGCGTTTCAGGCATTTTGAAGAAACATCAAGCACTACAATCCATCGTGCTTTTTGATTTTAAATGGTTAGGTGATGCGACGGGGCAAATCAATCATACAACGACGCTACTCATTAAATTAATAGATGCTAAACAGAAGCAGCACATTATTAAACAATTAAAAGAGATCGATTCAGACTTTTACATCGATCCACAGTCAATGAAGGATAAAGAACAAGATCAAATGGGTGGTTTAAAGCCTGTCGTGTCAGGACTCGGAGTCGTTATTGTGTTTGGAAGTATGCTGTTATTTCTTAGCACGCTGCAAATGTCCATTCAAGAACGTAAACGAGAGTTTTCAGTACTTCGATTAATAGGCGCACAGAAAAAACAGCTCATATGGATCATTTTATATCAATCTGTCATCATGAATGTGATATCAGGAATGATTGGATTGCTAGGGGGAATGGTTTTATCCATTGTATTAAAAAGTACGGTCGCACAAATAAGTGGAATAATGATTCAGCAGCTAGCTATACACTGGGGAGCTGTTTTTGGAAACACGCTACTAGCTATTGCCTTGACGATTATGGTGAGTGTACTACCAGCAGTTGGGGCAGGAAACCAATCTCCGCTTCAAGCCTACCGGGCGTCTTATGATATTAGAAAACAACGGTTATTATCCGTGATCACAAGCGGTGTTGCTCTCGCACTATCGCTGAGTATAACCTTTTGCAACTATGTGTATATTCATAGTCCAAAGCTATACCTATTAGCGGCAGGGTTACTCATTCTTTCTGTGTTACTAGGTTTATCCTTATTTATAAAAAATACGATTCTCGTCTTGATGAACGTTTTTTCTGCATTGTTTTCTTCATACGGAAAATTGATAGGAAGAAACGCTGTTCGGCAATTAAGGAGAAGTACGCAAATCGTAGGCATCGTTTTACTAGGAATTATGGTTTGCATAGTAGGTACAGGAATTCTAACTGTCGTAAAGAATGGAACGGAGAAATCCATTCAAGATCAGTATCCTCTAAGTCATGTCATTAGTTCAAATTCAGCGTATGATGAACGAGGTCTTTCACCCGAATTCTACGACCGCATTGACTCTATTCCTCATGTAGAGGCTGTTCCTGTTTTTAAAAGTATCGCGGTCTATACACAAGGATTAGATATGAATGGAGTAAAAAAAGATGACAAGCTCATGACCTATACAATCAACGGACGTCAAGAAGTGATGCTGGGAGTAGAGGGGGTAGATTTTCAGAGAATGATTCAGTCATTACCATTACACGTAGTAGAAGGCACGACCAATCTTAATGGCAATCATGTGGTCATCACACAGTACACAGCAAAGCTTTTAGGCTACAAAATAGGTTCTATGATAAATGTTATAGAGGATACAGCTGTTTCGTTTACGAAAAATGAAATGACTGTAAACGAGAAGCAGAAAATGAAGAAATCTGCACGTTTTAAAGTAGTCGGCATTATTAAAACATTGCCATTAAGTGATCCAGAAGACATGGGAGTGTATATGTCACCTCCCTTTATGAAAAAGCAGTTTAGTGTTGATACGCTAGATGAAGTTCATTATAAGGTAACATCAAAGGCGTTTGAGGACGAAGTCGAAAAAAAGGTACAAGACGCTACAGCAAACGAGCCATCTTCTAAAATAATTCTTTTTAATCTGGAGGAGGAACTGAATCAGTTATCTAGGCAATTTAATCAGCGCTTTTCAATTTTGATTGTCACCGTTTCACTAATATGCTTCTTATCCTTTATTGGGTTAATGAATAGTATGGCTAGCAGCTTACGAGAACGAGTGAGCGAATTTGCAACGCTTCGAGCGCTTGGGACAAATGCGAGCCGAATTATACAAATAACCGTTGCAGAGGGAATGTTGCTTACGTTTACAGGTGGGCTTTTAGGAGCGGTCTTCGGTACGATTATTCTTAATCAGCTCTTACTAGCACTTGATTATCCTAAACTAATAATCTCATGGCCATTCGTTTCACTAGCGTTACTCGTATCACCCGTAATTGGTTTTTTTGCAACGCTTGCCCCTGCGTTATCGCTGCGCAAGCGACCTATTTTACAAGACCTTTCAAAAGAATAACATTTCTTATCTTCACAATATCTACACAAGCGTTGGTTACAATAGAACCAAACAACTACATCGTAAGAAGGTGAGGAATAAAAATGAAGAGAACATGGTTAGCGGTAGGGGCTGCTGCAATCATTGCGTTAAGTGGCTGCAGTAGTTCTGGACACGATGAGAAGTCAGATGGTCAATCTCATGAGATGAACCATGAGGGAATGAATCATTCGAGTAGTGGAGAGGTTCCAAAAAATCTTCAAGCGTCTCAGAACCCAACGTTTAAAATTGGAAGTCAGGCAATCATGAAGGCTGATCATATGAAGGGAATGGACGGAGCAAAAGCGACGATTGTTGGCGCCTACGACACAACGGCGTATACCGTTTCGTATACACCAACAACCGGTGGGGAGAAAGTAGAAAATCATAAATGGGTCATTCAAGAAGAGATAAAAGGAGCTGGGAAAAAGGAGTTAAAGCCTGGAAAGGAAGTAACTCTTGAAGCCGATCATATGAAAGGGATGAAGGGTGCTGAGGCAACCGTTAATTCAGCTGAAAAAACGACGGTGTACATGGTGGACTACAATCCAACAACGGGTGGTAAAAAAGTTCGCAATCATAAATGGGTAACGGAAAGCGAGCTTTCAAAGCCGTAAAGAACAGATCGATTTGATCTGTTCTTTTTTTATGTGTGTGAATATACTAACCTTCATTTTGTTAGGAAATAAGGGTTTGCAGTTGTTACAAGCATCAAGCGAAGGCATCTTTTTCTTCTTTCAGCCGCTCGTTGGCGCTCTTCTTGGCTGGCTTTTGCTACATGAACAGCTTGGAATCGGCCTTATTTTCGGTGCAAGTCTTATTTTAGCTAGTGTTATGCTTGTATTAAAAGCAGAAGCATAAATCTTTTGAACCCTCTTCAAGCGGCTATTCCACTGAGAGGATTTTTATTTTTAGCGAACGCTCGTTTTGGTTTTAAGTAGGGGAACGGCTATTTCTATGGTAAAATAAATCAATCAGAGCTAGAAATTCGAACGAATACAAGGTGATTAAAAGATGAAATTAATTATTGCAGAAAAGCCGTCTGTCTCACGAAACATTGCAGATGCGCTTAAGATAAAAGGAAAGCAGGACGGTTACTTTGAAGGAAACGGCTATATCGTGACGTGGGCGTTTGGTCATCTTCTTCAATTATATGATGCAAAAGATTATGATGAAAAAATGTCAACATGGAAGATGGAAAACTTTCCGTTTATTCCGCAAGCTTTTAAATACAAAGTAAAAAGCGATCCGAAAAACCGTGATAAACCGGATAGAGGAGCACAAAAGCAGCTGAAGATTATCCACGGATTAATGAAGAGACCTGATGTAGACGGAATTATTTCAGCCTGTGACTATGATCGCGAAGGACAGGTTATTGGCGATAGCATTATTTATAATCTGCGAACGGATAAACAAGTCTATCGTTTGCTTTTAAACGAATGGACGCCTGCTGAAGTGATGAACGGTCTGCAAAATGTAAAGCCCAATACAGAGCTTCGTCCTCTGCAGGATGCTGGGGTAAGCAGACAGTGGGCTGATTGGGTCATTGGCATCAATTTAACGTCTGTTGCGACGCTTAAGTATCAAAAGGGAAAAGGAAAAGCACTGAATATCGGTCGTGTTCTGCTACCAACGCTGAAAATTATTTATGATCGCGACCGAGAGATTGAGACGTTTGTACCAGAGAATTACTACAAGCTTCAAGGGACATTTAAAACGCAGCAAGGAGACGAATACGAAGGCACGTATACAGAGGGCAAGGACGACAAATTTAAAGCAAAGGAAACGCTTGATGAAATAAAGGCGATGCTTGCCGATAAGTCCGGAATTATTCATGACAAGCAGGTTCAAAAGAAAAAGGAATATCCGCCGTTTTTATTTAACTTGTCGAACCTACAAGGTCATATTACAAGTAAATACAAGGGATGGACGTCAGATAAAGTGTTAAAAGTAGCACAGTCTTTGTACGAGAAAAAGTTCATCACGTATCCAAGGACTGCGAGTATTGCGCTTGAGGAGAGTCTAGTTGGGAAAACAGCAAAAGTACTTGAAACGCTGTCAGAGGGGTTGCCTTATAAGGACGAAATTAAGTTTGTAAAATCAAAGCGCGTGTTTGATAATGCCAAGGTAGATAGCCATAGCGCTATTATTCCAACTTATGTGAAGCCGAAAAAGCTGTCACCAGATGAGCAACATGTGTATGACGCGATTAAAAATCGGTTTATCATGCAGTTTATGCCGGTTGCAGAGTATGAAGAAACGCGGATTGAAACGAAAATTAAAGACGTTTCGCTAAAAGGCCTGTTCATTTCAAAAGGAAAAGTTCAGCTAGTAGAGGGCTGGAAAAAGGTTGAGAAGGTGCAGTCAAAAGATACGATCTTACCGCTCGTTCAAGCTAATGATCCCGTGGACTTAGTGAAAAGTGAGGTAACAACTCACACCACAAAGCCGCCAAAGCAGCATACAGAAAAAACGCTTCTTCGCGTCATGGAAACGTGCGGGAAAAACTTCGAAGGAGACGGAGACGATGAAGAGAGTGTTCATGCCATTTTAAGTGGTTTTAGCATCGGAACACCGGCAACGAGGGCAGAAACGATCAAAAAGCTAAAAGATGTTGGATACATCGAATCAGAAAACAAAAATCTGTTCTGTACAAAGCTTGGTCGCGATTTGGTGGAGACGTTTCCGATTAAAGACCTTTTTAATCTCGAGTTTACCGGGCGATTGGAGAAATCGCTTCACGATATCGAAAAACGCACCGTCACAAAGCAGGAGTTTTTACAGCTTATTTTTGACTTCACCTCACATTCGGTTGAAACGATTAAAGGAGAAAAAGACGTGACGATCAATGAGGTGACGTCACAGCGTCGCACGAATGAGGTCATGGGCAAATGTCCGCTTTGTGGCCATGCCGTCATTGAGGGGCAAAAAGGATTTGGCTGTAGCAATTGGAAAAATGGCTGTAAGTTTGTGATTTGGAAAAACGATAAGTTTTTAGCAACGATGAAAAAGAAACCAACGAAAACGATGGTAAAAGCCTTGTTAAAAAACGGGGTTACGACTGTAAAGGGTCTAACGAGTAAAAAAGGAAACAAATTCGATGCGAAAATGCGCTACGAAAAAAATCCTGACAATGACTATTTCAGTTGGAAGATGGAGTTTGATAAATAACAAAAGGAGAAATGCACCGTGCATTTCTCCTTTTGTTCGTTAAGCGTTATGTTTTTCTAGATTGGTTTTTGAGGGCGAGTCTTCCCATCCTTCAATACCATCTAATCCTGGAATGCTATCACGGTAAAATACAGGATCTTTTCCTTGTTTACGTTGACGCATGTAATCTTTCAGTGCCGCAAAGGCAATTTTTGATAAGAACAAGATCGATAGAAGGTTAACCACAACCATTAGACCCATAAATAAGTCTGCTAAGTTCCATACTAAACTAATTTTTGCTACAGAGCCGAATAAAATCATGATTAGAACAGCTACTCGGTAGACGTTTAACCAAACTTTTCCGCCCTTTAAAAACTCAATATTTGTTTCGCCGTAGTAGTAGTTCCCGATCAGGGTACTAAAGGCAAACAAGAAAATCATAATGGCTAGCATCGCACTGGCCCAAGAGCCAATGTGCGTATTAAGAGAAGCTTGTGTTAACTCAATCCCGCTTAGATTCGTCGTTTTGTACACGTTCGAGAATAAAACGATAAACGCCGTACTTGAACAAATGATCAGCGTATCCGTTAATACACCAAAAGCTTGAATAAGACCTTGTTTAACAGGGTGACTCGTTACGGCAGTAGCGGCAGCATTTGGTGCACTACCCATACCAGCCTCATTTGAGAAGAGACCACGTTTGATTCCGTTCATTACGATGGCACCTAACGTTCCTCCTGCTACTTGTTCAAATCCAAAGGCATTTTTCACGATGAGAGAAATAACGCCCGGTAGCTGTGTGATGTTCATTACGACAACAAGAACAGCGATAGCAATATAAAGAACCGCTAAGATTACGACAATATATTCGGACATTTTGGCAATCCGTTTAATCCCACCGAAAATGATAAAGGCAAAACAAACTACCATAATGATACCTACAACAAAGCGGTTTGTATCAAATGCTTGTTCGAATGCGAGCGTGATGGTATTGGATTGCACCGCATTAAAGATAAGCGCGAATGATAAAGTAATGAGGATAGCGAACAGAATTCCGAGCCAGCGTTTCTTTAACCCTTTTTCCATGTAGTACGCAGGACCACCGCGGAAACCGTCACCGTCTTTAATTTTATAAATTTGTGCGAGCGTGCTCTCAATAAATGCAGACACGGAGCTAATGATTGCGAGAATCCACATCCAGAAAATAGAACCAGGTCCACCTAAGTGAATAGCGATGGCGATCCCTGTAATATTTCCTGTTCCAACACGTGCCGCCATACTAATACAGAATGCTTGGAAGGGAGTAATTCCTTTTTTGGATGATCTTCCTTCCATCAACACGCGCAGCATTTCAGGAATTAATCGAACTTGAAGGAATTTTGAGCGGAACGTAAAATACAATCCAACTCCGATTAGTAAGACAATTAATAGCTTGGACCAAAAGAAGTCGTTCACGTCCAGCACCCATAGCTCAAAAGGGCTTGGAGTATTGTTCATTTCATCACCTCATAAAAATGGAATTTAAGTAACCGGGTGTGTACATATGTATGTTTACCCATTGCTACGAGAAAGAATCTTTCTCCAAAAAAATACTTATGTTAGAAAACATGACATTAAAAATTGATTATATACTAGGAACATCATGATGTAAATTCCAAATGTAACAAATTTTAAAAGGGAATTCCTTCTTGTCTGAAAGCTTCTGGTTGTCGAAAACGCTATCATACAAGTGTATAAAGAGTTTCAGATCATTTGTAAAAACGATCTCTCTTAAGTATACTGAATATACTGATATATTCGAAAAAGTTCAGAGGAGGAAGACGATGGAAACAGAGACAAACATATTTTCGCCTGATTTTCGAAAAAACGACTATGAATTTTATAAACGTCTACGTGCGGACGAACCGGCTCATTCCTTTTCACTTCAAGGGGGGAGAACAGGGTGGTTAATTAGTCGCTATGACGATGTGGTAGAACTTTTAAAATCGAGTAGCTTCATAAAAGATCAATCAAAGGTTTTTGGTCCGATTTCTTCTGCAGATGCACACTCCAATGAAGCCAAGCTTTTTCATAACATGATGCTTAACGTAGACCCTCCTGATCATACAAGACTTCGACGCTTAATTCAGCCTAGCTTTAATCCAAAAGAAATGTTGAAACTAGCACCTCGCATCGAGCAAATTGCCGATAGTCTCCTCAAAGATATGGAACACATCGAGGGTTCTTTTGATTTAATTGATGCGTTTGCTTTCCCGCTTCCTATTATCGTCATCAGTGAATTACTAGGTGTTCCTGTTGAAGATCGTCATAAATTCCGAAAATGGTCTAATACGATTGTTTCGGCGTCAGAAAATGAACACAATGAGTTTGCAGAAGATGTGAAAGCTTTTGTGGAATACCTAGATTACTTAATTAAAGAGAGACGAGAGAATCCACAAAATGACTTAATTACAGGGCTTATTCATGCGGAAGAAGAAGGGGACAAGCTTCAAGGAAATGAGCTATATTCCATGATCTTTCTTTTAATTATTGCCGGTCACGAAACCACGGTAAATTTAATTGGAAACGGAATGTATGCGTTATTTGAACATCCGAAACAGCTAGAGCTTTTGAAAAACGACCTTAGCTTAACTGAAACAGCTATTGAAGAGATGCTACGTTTTTATAGTCCAGTTGATTTCTCCACAGCTCGCTGGGCGGATGAAGATATTGTTCTTCACGGTAAAACAATTCAAAAAGGAGATTTGGTCATCGCCTCTATTTCTTCTGCAAACCGAGATGAGCGGAAGTTTGAAAATCCACACCTGCTTGACATTACGCGAAAACCGAACCCACATATGGCGTTTGGGTATGGCATTCACTTTTGTTTAGGTGCGCCTTTAGCGAGGCTAGAGGGAAGTATTGCGTTTCGGAAATTACTTCGCGCTTTTCCCCATATTACGCCTGCGGGATCACTATCAGACTTGGAATGGCGGTCTGTATTTTTACTGCGTGGTTTGAAAGAATTGCCGGTACTACGAGCTTAATGCTGCAAAAGATTACGTCCATTTGGATGTGATCTTTTTTGCATCCCGTTCTG includes:
- a CDS encoding type IA DNA topoisomerase translates to MKLIIAEKPSVSRNIADALKIKGKQDGYFEGNGYIVTWAFGHLLQLYDAKDYDEKMSTWKMENFPFIPQAFKYKVKSDPKNRDKPDRGAQKQLKIIHGLMKRPDVDGIISACDYDREGQVIGDSIIYNLRTDKQVYRLLLNEWTPAEVMNGLQNVKPNTELRPLQDAGVSRQWADWVIGINLTSVATLKYQKGKGKALNIGRVLLPTLKIIYDRDREIETFVPENYYKLQGTFKTQQGDEYEGTYTEGKDDKFKAKETLDEIKAMLADKSGIIHDKQVQKKKEYPPFLFNLSNLQGHITSKYKGWTSDKVLKVAQSLYEKKFITYPRTASIALEESLVGKTAKVLETLSEGLPYKDEIKFVKSKRVFDNAKVDSHSAIIPTYVKPKKLSPDEQHVYDAIKNRFIMQFMPVAEYEETRIETKIKDVSLKGLFISKGKVQLVEGWKKVEKVQSKDTILPLVQANDPVDLVKSEVTTHTTKPPKQHTEKTLLRVMETCGKNFEGDGDDEESVHAILSGFSIGTPATRAETIKKLKDVGYIESENKNLFCTKLGRDLVETFPIKDLFNLEFTGRLEKSLHDIEKRTVTKQEFLQLIFDFTSHSVETIKGEKDVTINEVTSQRRTNEVMGKCPLCGHAVIEGQKGFGCSNWKNGCKFVIWKNDKFLATMKKKPTKTMVKALLKNGVTTVKGLTSKKGNKFDAKMRYEKNPDNDYFSWKMEFDK
- a CDS encoding ABC transporter ATP-binding protein, which gives rise to MNQIVKVENVSKVYEEGNRSFYALKGVSMEVKKGEFLAIMGRSGSGKSTLLNMLSGLDQPSKGSVFLNGRSLYSLGDKQLTNIRRREVGFIFQFFNLLPVLTVFENVVLPLELAGQKRTRKSGEELLKRLGIDHLKDQYPSQLSGGQQQRVAIARSLITKPSIILADEPTGSLDSKTGKETLAILREFCDHLGHSLVMVTHDATVASYAHRVLFLQDGRVKDELTLLNEGYSRKEYIAQITERVEGMMV
- a CDS encoding YdhK family protein is translated as MKRTWLAVGAAAIIALSGCSSSGHDEKSDGQSHEMNHEGMNHSSSGEVPKNLQASQNPTFKIGSQAIMKADHMKGMDGAKATIVGAYDTTAYTVSYTPTTGGEKVENHKWVIQEEIKGAGKKELKPGKEVTLEADHMKGMKGAEATVNSAEKTTVYMVDYNPTTGGKKVRNHKWVTESELSKP
- a CDS encoding FtsX-like permease family protein; this encodes MKTILKLAVRLMTARKSRTILSIAGVSIGFSLLIAATVLMATLEHANTSIVKEKYGDYDLVVGYQSAESFITPHIVHKIQHLDDVEKTTPFLYPYIGKEHSFQDEMALQPMYIGVKDEQLAREHQLTKLSSGRLPKRGEVVIPYSLSKAKKLHIGSKLQFPFPPQRPQEVRVSGILKKHQALQSIVLFDFKWLGDATGQINHTTTLLIKLIDAKQKQHIIKQLKEIDSDFYIDPQSMKDKEQDQMGGLKPVVSGLGVVIVFGSMLLFLSTLQMSIQERKREFSVLRLIGAQKKQLIWIILYQSVIMNVISGMIGLLGGMVLSIVLKSTVAQISGIMIQQLAIHWGAVFGNTLLAIALTIMVSVLPAVGAGNQSPLQAYRASYDIRKQRLLSVITSGVALALSLSITFCNYVYIHSPKLYLLAAGLLILSVLLGLSLFIKNTILVLMNVFSALFSSYGKLIGRNAVRQLRRSTQIVGIVLLGIMVCIVGTGILTVVKNGTEKSIQDQYPLSHVISSNSAYDERGLSPEFYDRIDSIPHVEAVPVFKSIAVYTQGLDMNGVKKDDKLMTYTINGRQEVMLGVEGVDFQRMIQSLPLHVVEGTTNLNGNHVVITQYTAKLLGYKIGSMINVIEDTAVSFTKNEMTVNEKQKMKKSARFKVVGIIKTLPLSDPEDMGVYMSPPFMKKQFSVDTLDEVHYKVTSKAFEDEVEKKVQDATANEPSSKIILFNLEEELNQLSRQFNQRFSILIVTVSLICFLSFIGLMNSMASSLRERVSEFATLRALGTNASRIIQITVAEGMLLTFTGGLLGAVFGTIILNQLLLALDYPKLIISWPFVSLALLVSPVIGFFATLAPALSLRKRPILQDLSKE
- a CDS encoding cytochrome P450 family protein, with the protein product METETNIFSPDFRKNDYEFYKRLRADEPAHSFSLQGGRTGWLISRYDDVVELLKSSSFIKDQSKVFGPISSADAHSNEAKLFHNMMLNVDPPDHTRLRRLIQPSFNPKEMLKLAPRIEQIADSLLKDMEHIEGSFDLIDAFAFPLPIIVISELLGVPVEDRHKFRKWSNTIVSASENEHNEFAEDVKAFVEYLDYLIKERRENPQNDLITGLIHAEEEGDKLQGNELYSMIFLLIIAGHETTVNLIGNGMYALFEHPKQLELLKNDLSLTETAIEEMLRFYSPVDFSTARWADEDIVLHGKTIQKGDLVIASISSANRDERKFENPHLLDITRKPNPHMAFGYGIHFCLGAPLARLEGSIAFRKLLRAFPHITPAGSLSDLEWRSVFLLRGLKELPVLRA
- a CDS encoding alanine/glycine:cation symporter family protein, which translates into the protein MNNTPSPFELWVLDVNDFFWSKLLIVLLIGVGLYFTFRSKFLQVRLIPEMLRVLMEGRSSKKGITPFQAFCISMAARVGTGNITGIAIAIHLGGPGSIFWMWILAIISSVSAFIESTLAQIYKIKDGDGFRGGPAYYMEKGLKKRWLGILFAILITLSFALIFNAVQSNTITLAFEQAFDTNRFVVGIIMVVCFAFIIFGGIKRIAKMSEYIVVILAVLYIAIAVLVVVMNITQLPGVISLIVKNAFGFEQVAGGTLGAIVMNGIKRGLFSNEAGMGSAPNAAATAVTSHPVKQGLIQAFGVLTDTLIICSSTAFIVLFSNVYKTTNLSGIELTQASLNTHIGSWASAMLAIMIFLFAFSTLIGNYYYGETNIEFLKGGKVWLNVYRVAVLIMILFGSVAKISLVWNLADLFMGLMVVVNLLSILFLSKIAFAALKDYMRQRKQGKDPVFYRDSIPGLDGIEGWEDSPSKTNLEKHNA
- a CDS encoding EamA family transporter, translating into MICSFFMCVNILTFILLGNKGLQLLQASSEGIFFFFQPLVGALLGWLLLHEQLGIGLIFGASLILASVMLVLKAEA